The DNA window TACACGTCAACTGAGATCAATGATTGATCAGAGTCGTGGGGAAGTGTTATTGGAAGTAGATGGAGGCGTTGGTCCAGGTAATGTGCGCGAGGTTGCTGAAAATGGTGCAGATGTTGTGGTTGCGGGGAGTGCGGTCTTTGGAGGAGTTGTATCGGAACGTATCCGCGCGTTGCGCAATTCATCTGCCCCTGTAGCTCAACAGGATAGAGCGACGGCCTCCTAAGCCGTATATCCGGGTTCGAGTCCTGGCGGGGGTACCGTAATGCAAACAGCTTATATCGCATTGGGATCAAATTTAGGGGACCGACTTGCACGGTTGCAGCAGGCAGTAGCGGATTTACGGAAGATAGATCCGCATCTGCGGTGTTCACCGGTTTATGAAGGCGCAGCCCATACGCTTCGTCCCAGTGATGAATCCCCTGACTTTTTGAATGCGGTCGTAGAGTTACATACGGATTTAGAGATAGAGGACCTGTTGGATTTTTGCCAGGAAATCGAGCAGAAAGCGAATCGTCGACGATCGATCCCCTATGCCCCCAGAACCCTGGATCTGGATATTCTTACGCTGGGACAAATCACATGCAATACGGAACGGATAATACTTCCGCATCCC is part of the Rhodothermaceae bacterium genome and encodes:
- the folK gene encoding 2-amino-4-hydroxy-6-hydroxymethyldihydropteridine diphosphokinase, yielding MQTAYIALGSNLGDRLARLQQAVADLRKIDPHLRCSPVYEGAAHTLRPSDESPDFLNAVVELHTDLEIEDLLDFCQEIEQKANRRRSIPYAPRTLDLDILTLGQITCNTERIILPHPRLQERRFVLQPWYDLAPDSYIPSPVGTTVAVALDQCTDDVRLFRMPSGLLSADQERISSALAVG